Genomic segment of candidate division TA06 bacterium:
GAGTTCAGTCTGGACTCAAGCCAAAGGGAGAGGAAAATCAGGAGTCAATAGAATAGTCTGGAATGGCTCTGACGTCATGGGGGAGAGGCTCAAATCAGGTATCTATTTTCTAAAACTGGGCACGGGCAGCAAATCCATCGTGAGCAAGGTGGTAATTCTTAGATGAAGACGAAGTGGATAAAGAGCCCAAATTGCGATGAGAGGGAATGCGAATGCATTAGTATGATTGTAATACACTATACTGCTCTTTCTCTTTCAGAGACAATCAAGAGATTCAAGGACAAAAACTCAGAAGCTTCCGCGCATTATATAATAGACAGAGATGGCAGTATCACACAGATGGTTAAGGATGAAAAAAAGGCCTGGCACGCGGGAGAGAGCGAGTTCGAAGGCAAATCGCATGTGAATGGCTTCAGCATAGGTATTGAGCTGGTGAACTGGGGACCCCTTAGAAAGAAGGGAGGCAGGTTCTACACCTGGAAGAACGACTGGTCAGAGCCGTATGACGGAGAGACTCCGGTAATATCAAAAGATGGCTGCTGGCAGCCCTTCTCAGAAGAACAGTATGAGTCGCTTGTGCAACTGATGAAGACCTTGTTAAGGAGATACCCTTCTATTACCAGGGAGAGGATAAAGGGGCACTGCGACCTCTGCGTTCCCAGGGGAAGAAAGATAGACCCTGGAGACGCCTTTGACTGGGGGAAAGTCCTTGGGGCTGTTTTCACCTGATGAGACCGTTTTTCATTCCCACACCTGACCACAAACGCAGATGCCTGGTCGAACGGGAACTTTGACCTGGATGCTGGAACGCGCCTGACCGGCAATGCGACATATCTACGCTATATGTTGATAGGGGACCGCTACAGCGAATGTCTCGACTCATGCATCGTTTACGGAGACCTCAAGTGTGCGTCTTTGAAGATGGAGTCGTGGGGGTTCATATTCAGCAGAGATTCAATTCCAGAATGGGGGCTGGGACCTGCCAATAGAGATGTAACCCTCATGGATACGTATAAAAAAGACTATGAGGGCGGAGAGTGGACTGGAACGTACGACCTCGTCAAGAGTGTGGGGAGCATGGTGATAGATGGGTATGTAGAGCGAGAAACGAGGTCAATTCCTGGAGATACTCCCCCGGGTGGTTCCACCATTGTGGCGTTGGATTGGCCTGTGCCCGCTGCCGGTCGATCTGAAAAGTCGCTGCACAGGATCCATTGTAGAAGAACCAGGCTGTAGTCCATCCACACGATATCTCGCATACATGCCGGTCCACGACTATTGATCCGTTACGTTTCGTTTGTGCATGTGTAACGTGTCGTATCAAGTGCGTGGACTTATTCCTCACAGGCAACAGAATAATCCTTTTAGCTTTTTCTGCTTCCCTGCAGCCAAACGGCGCAACTGGGGCCTATTTCCTCTCTCAGAGTGTGTGGAATTTTGCCGCGAAACGTTGCCTTCTGCAAAGCCAGGCCCGGTGTTATTGCCATCTCCGGTGGCAGCAGGGTCCTAAGTCTTTAGTATTTAGTGAGTTACGTAACGAGAAAAAGGTGTGGCATATTTGGCACGGTTATTGCGGAAAAAGATGTGTGGAACACGTTGATGCCTGGCCTGTAGGTCGTCAACTGACAGATCTCTGACACACTTCTCTAGCCGAAGACTTGCAGGTGGGTTCAGGAGGTTAATGGAACAATGATACGCGAAAGCAATCTACTCGATTTCTCGGGACTGATTAGCAAAAGCCCGAAGATGGAGTCTATCTTCGATCTCATAGACAAGGTTGCGGCTACGGCATCGACCGTACTGATCATAGGTGAAACCGGCAGTGGTAAGGAATTGGTGGCAAGGTCGATTCACACAAAGAGCAACAGGATAGATGAGCCCTTCATCACAATAAACTGCGCTGCCCTATCTGAGACTCTTCTTGAGAGTGAGCTTTTTGGGCACGAACGTGGAGCTTTCACAGGCGCATTCTCAAGGAAACACGGTCTTTTTGAGGTGGCTCATGGTGGGACCATCTTTCTTGACGAGATTGTGGAGATGTCACCAATGGTTCAAACGAAACTTCTTAGGGTTCTTGAGACAAGAAGCTTCAGGAGGGTCGGTGGAACTGACACGATCAAGGTGGATGTGAGACTGCTTGTGGCCTCTCAGGAAGATCTGAGAGAAGCGGTTCTCAAAGGTACATTCAGAAACGATCTCTACTATCGGCTTTCTACCATTACTGTAATGATTCCGCCTTTGAGAGAGAGGAAAGGGGACATACCGTATCTCACCGACCATTTCCTGGACAAGCTAGCAGAGGCGCACGATAAGCCCCGGGCCACAGTCTCACAGGATGTCCTGGACATCTTTTCCACATACGGTTGGCCCGGAAATGTGAGAGAGCTGGAAAACGTGATGGAGCGGGCATTTGTCCTTTCAAGTAATGGCGTGCTTACTGTGGACGACCTTCCAGCAAAGTTTAGGACAATGGAAAGGGTGAGAACGGTGGACGGGCTTCCTTCACTCGAGGACGTCAAGAAGAAACATGTCCTCACCGTGCTCAAAACTGTCCGAGGGAACAAAACCAAGGCCGCTCGTATTCTCGGTGTGGACAGGAAGACCCTTTATAGAATGATGAGAAACTGGAAGATAGAACTGAATGTCGAATAGCGAGACATGAAAGGAGGAGGAATGAACAGCACAATACTGGCGGTCGTGTCGGACTACAACAGCCGGACACGACTCTACCATCTGGCCTCAGAACTCGACCTAAGCATTGATTTCTGCGAAACGATTGGAAATGCGATTGGAAGACTCAAATTCTACAACTACTCAGCAATCATTGTTGATTTTGATAGCGTGTCGATCAAACCTGACGAGGTGGTAGAGGGATTGAGGAAAGTGGCGCTGGGGATTCCGATACTGGCAATTGTTAATAGAACGCAGGCTCGGTCTGCGGATCAGTTTGAGATCAGCCAGATAATTGCCTTAATCACAAAGCCAATAGACGCCAAGACCTTTTCCGAGGCGATGCAAAAACTCGCTGTCGTGTCAACCGTTTAAACGCAGGGCCGGGGGGTGAAGAATCTCCCCCGGCCCGAGCAGTATCTGGATGAGCGTGATCAGGCAGATAAAGAACCTACCATAACAAGGTCCAGGAGCCCTTATAGAGGAATCACACTGACCTTCTCGCCAGTTGAGATCGGCCCTACTTCTTCGGGGAGATAGACCAGGCAATTGGCTTTTACCATGGAGGTAAGAATTCCTGAGCCCTGAGGACCCGTCACGTCCACCACGAGAGTGTCCTCCTCACGCCGCACCTTTCCCCTCTTGAACTCCGCCCTTCCTTTCTGCTTGTCTATTGGACAGGTGGCTGTTGCGCTCAGTTTTTCTTTGAAAAACTTCTTCTCGCCCCTCATTTTCATGAGAGCAGGTCTTGCGAACAGCTCGAAACAGACCATGCAGGATACCGGGTTCCCAGGCAAGCCAAAGATTGGTTTCCCATCGGCAGTGCCGAAAGCGAGAGGCTTGCCAGGTTTCATGTTCACCTTCCAGAATTCATACTTGCCAATGGATGATAGGACGTCCCTGACGAGGTCGTATTGACCCATGGATACTCCACCAGTTGTCATAAGCAGGTCGCTCTTCTGCAAAGCTTCTTTAAATGTATTTTCCATCTCCTCACGTTTGTCCGGAATAATGCCCAGCTCGAGAGGGGTACAGCCAGTCTCCATGATGAGTGCGCGCAGAGAGTATCTGTTGCTGTCCCTTATCTTGCCAGGCGAAAGTGGTTCATCAATTTCCACAAGCTCGTCTCCAGTGGTTGCCAGAGCCACGACAGGCCTTCTGACGACGCTGATATGGGCTAGCCCCAGAGATGCGAGTACTCCGATCTCTGGTGGTCTAAGCAGAGTCCCGGATTTCAAAACAACCTCGGATCGCCTTATGTCTTCACCCTTCCTTCTTATGTGTTTTCCCTTTGGAACCGGGATTCTGACAAAGATTTGGTTTTCTTTTGCTTCGACATCTTCTATCATTACCACGGAGTCGGTACCGTCAGGGATTTCAGCTCCGGTCATTATCTTTGAACATTCCCCCTTCTCAATTCCAAAGGAGAGTCTGTCGCCTGCTCTGACTGTCGCTTTTATAGTCAGGCGGACAGGGCTGGTGCTCCTGGCTTTGGCCGTATCTACCGAGCGCACGGCGTAGCCATCCATAGCCGAGTTGTCAAAGGGTGGAACGTCAGCAGGAGAAACAATGTCCTGAGCGAGGACACACCTGAGAGCATCGGCTATGTGGACAGTATGAGGCTCCATTCTGTTCACGGCCTGTAGGATCCAATTCTGCGCCTCTTGTACTGACAGCATTTAGTGCTTCCCCTTTCTTGCTCTTCTCAGGTTTGAGGAAACCGTCTCTTTCAAAGATGATGGGACGTCGTTTGAATTGAGAAAATCTCCTACTGCTCTTTGGGCCTCGGGATCTTCTATGGTCGCCAAAAAGCCGGCCGCCTCTACCTTTTCCTCAGAGTTTCCATTTGCCAGTTTGGAGATGAGTGATCTCAATCCGTCCCTTTCTCCCAGGGAGAACATTGCTTCAGAAGCGAGAGTACTTATTCTTGCGTCCTCGGATTGCATGGCCTTGGCGAAGACCGGACGGAGAGACGCGTCTTTGAGCTGCGCAAGAACTCTCAGCGCCTCGAATCTGACCCTGAAACTGTCACAGTTAGCATCAGATATGAACCTCTCTTTGGCCGAAGTGTCACCCATGGCCTCCAGAGCCTTGATGGCTGCTGCACGCACAGGTACGTACCAATCTGAGAGCGCGGATTTCAATAAGGCCAGGCTTTTCTTTTCTTTTCTCCTCTCAAGCTCACTCACGGCTGCAAGCCTCACGTTTGACGAGACAGCGTCAAGCGCATCCTCCAGCGACGGATGTGGTGGTTTCTCGCCAGAGGTAAACTTCCCGTGCCTGGAGTACTCTTTTTCCAGCACAGACATCACCTGTGCCGAACTGAATTCACTCAATTTCTTCTCGCGCTGTTCCATTTTCCGTTTATTGAATATACCATGACATCCATCCACTTACCACCAGAAATTATCTGCTGAGGAACCCTGCCCAACAACCAGGGATGGAACAAATCGACCGGATCCGAAAATCGAAAATAGAAGATCGAAAATGGGAATCGGAAATAGAACACAATTTCTCCCTCTCCTCTGTCCTCTCCCTCAAGGGAGAGGAAGGGACGGGTTGCATTTTCGATTTTCTGCGGGGAGGGGAAATGGTGGTGGGGAATTTCGGGTGCGGTGTGGAGGACGGGATGGGAATTTCGTAATTTCCGGTAATAGGTGGGGGCAGGGTTTCCCTGCCCAATAATTCTCAACGGCGTTGAGAGAAGACACGTGAAGTCGGGTTCACCCCGAAGGGGTGAAATACGGGTCTAGCCATTTTGCGTAAGTTCGTCTATCAGATGTCGCACTTCTTCTTCTGTGTTGTAGAAGTGGAAGGAAACTCGGATGGCGCCTTCTCTCTTGGAGAGGATGAAGTTCTTCTCTTTCAGTCTGTTGTAGAGTTTATCCACGTCTTTACAGGTGAAGGCAACAATGCTTGACCGCCTGGCATCGTCAGTAGAGCTCAAGATCTCGTAGCGGCTTGTCCCAAGATAATCGAGCAGCAACTGGCAGGAGAGACTTGAGGACCTCCAAATCTCATCTATGCCGATCTCAAGGATCAGCTTCAGAGATTCTCTAAGCGCATAGTAGTCTGCATAAGGGTACGTCCCCAGTTCAAACTTCCTCGCTCCTGGAAATGGGTCGAACCTTCTGGTCAGCAGGTTCTCGAAGTCGAAGCTGCTCATAACAGACAGCCAGGTGGTGAATGCTGGCTTCAGCCAGTCTTGAGTCTTCTCGCTTATGTAAGCGAAACCGGCCCCCTGAGGTCCCATCAGCCATTTACCTCCACCACAGGCGAGCACATCTATTTCATAATCCTTCACATCAAAGTCCATCACTCCGACAGATTGCATGCCGTCTACGACCAGTGTCACTTTCTTTCTCTTGCAGAGTTCTCCTATGGCCTTCAGATCAGGTCTGTAACCTCTTGAGTAGTCAACCATGCTCAGCGATACCGCCTTGGTCGTATCATCAATTGCCGCCTCTATTGTCTGAGGAGTGACGCAGCCTCTCTCCAGCTCCGCAAACTGTATCTGCACCCCTTTGGACTTGAGGTTTGCCCAGGGATAGTAGTTGGAGGGGAACTCATTAACAGCGAGAACTACGCTCTCTCCTTCTTTGAAATGAATGCCATGAGCAGCGAGATTGATACCCATGCCCGTATTGGGAAGTAATGCAATCTCAGACTGCGAGCAACCAAGAAGTTTTGCAAGGTCTCTTCTTGTTTCAGCCAGTACCTCAAAGGCTTCGTCGTCTATCTCTTCACCGCTCTTTACGCTCTTTTCGAGGAAGGCATACATGGCCTGGAGAGACCGCTTGGGCATGGGGGAGCGGCTGGCGTGATTGAAATAGATGCATGACTCTGTATGCGGAAATTCATTTCTATATTCGGAGAGACAGGATATTTTCCTCTTTTTTCCCATACTCCTACCTCTGACATTGGGTCTTCCTTTGGGCACGAGACATGTTCTGCCCGCTTCCTCGCATGTCAGAAGACCCTATGTCTTGTGATGCTATCACACTCGACTGCGCCATTCAATGGTAAAGCGGAAGCCCGGCCCACAAACGTTGAACTCTTGAACCTTTGAACCGGTGTGGTCAGGCGGGGAAGAGATCTTCTGTGTAAGCAAACAGGGAAAATATTCCCCCGGTGTGTATGAAGAGCACGCGGCTTTTTCTGGGAATCCTCCCATTTGATACTAGGTCCAGTAAGCCGTACATGGCTTTCCCGGTGTATACAGGGTCAAGGACTATCCCTTCAGTCCGGGCCACTCTGTTTATGAGTTCTATCACCTGGGGATAGGGTTTGGCATAGCCGTCTCCAACATAGCCTCCCACCACTTCTATCTCTTCCTTTTTGAACGAAAGTCCAAGACTGAGCTTGGAATTGGCTTCAAGGCAGATTCCATATATCTTTTCTATGAAATGCTGAGGAGTCTGGCAGACATTGACGGCCAGAAGTCTGGCCTTCAGGCCGAAGATTTTTTTTCCTATCAAAAGCCCTGCGTGGGTTCCTCCTGACCCGCAGGCGAAGACGATGAAATCAACAGTAATCCTGGCAGCATCCAACTGGTTCCTGATCTCCTCAGCGGCCCTCACATAGCCCATTGCACCCAGCCAGTTTGATGCTCCCTCAGGAATGACATACGGTTTTCTGCCCATGGAACGGAGCCTTTCCGCCTCACTAGACATGATGTGGTCAATTTCTATGTATTCTTCTTCAGATATTACATTAATCTGAGCTCCTAATAGTCTATCCAGCAAAAGGTTGCCTTCTACAGATGTGGTTTCCTTTCCTTTCAAGAAAAGGATGCACTGAAGACCATATCTGGCTGCCACTGAGGCGGTTGCTCTGGAGTGGTTCGACTGAATTCCTCCGCATGTGATCAGGGTATCTGCTTCCTGATTCAGGGCATCAGCCAGGACGAACTCCAGTTTCCTTATCTTGTTTCCTGAGTTGAGACAGCCGGTCAGGTCGTCCCGCTTCAGGAATAGTTCGACCTCTTTCAGCTCGGCCGCCAATCGTGGAAGCTTTTCAATTCTGGTAGGAAGAAGAGCAAGGGATATGGAGGGTGGGTAGTTCATTCTGCTCTCTTTCTTCGGTCAGCTGTTCCTTTCCACACAGTATGCGGTAAGGAGCCGGAGGCTCTCTTTGGTTTCTGAATCTGGTATGGCTTCAAGGCTCATTGCTGCTCTCCTTGAAAACTCCTCTGCCAACGCCATAGATTTCTGGATGCCATCGTATCTTTCAAGAGTTTCAACAAGCCATGTCGTGTCCATCTTCTCCCTTCCCTTGAACATTGATGAGGCCCTTCTCTTCTCTTTTTCATTCATCGATGGAAGGGCGACTGTGAGAGGGAGGGTCGCGTTTCTTTCTGCAAAATCCTTGTAGCAACTCTTTCCCGTAGTCCCTTTCTCACATCTTAGATCCAGGCAATCGTCCCTTATCTGATAGGCCAGTCCAAGCAAGAGGCCGTAAGCTGCAAGTGAGCAGCAGACCTCGGAGTCAGCACACCCCGAGACTGCTCCGATTGAACAACAGGCTGACGTTAGAGATGCTGTCTTTTTGCCCGCCATCTGTATGTAGTCGCCCAATCCAGATCTGAGGTCACCCCTTCTGGCCAGTTCGTGGGCCTCGCCAGAACACATCATTGAAGTCGCCGTAGATAGTTGCTGCCTTAGACCGTTTGAGTTGGGCATCAGTTCAAAGGCTTTTGAGTAGAGGTAGTTGCCCAGCACCAGGGCACCGCTATGCCCCAGTCTCCTACTGGCAGCCACACTTCCCCTTCTTGTCTCAGCATGGTCAACAAGGTCATCATGGAGTAATGCAGCAGAATGGACAAGTTCCACTGCCGCGGCAAGCCGAGAGACATCGGCTCTACCACTGCCCAATCTTGATGAAAGGATAAGGAGCGCTGGTCTCAACCTCTTTCCCTTTGGAGAGAGCGCATCGCTGAGGGCTTCAGCAAGGTCTGAATCGATCTGCCGGGCAATAACGGCAAGCATGGATTCGACTTTGTTCAGGTCATTCTCGATTGGCCTGTAAATGGATTCCAGCTCAGGCATATCTTCTCTTCAAAGAGAGCACCCTATCTTGTAAGACAGTTTGTCAAGCTTTATGGAAAGATCCACATTTTCTACCATGATGTTCTTTGGGACAGAAACTGTGGTTGGAGCGAAGTTGAGGATGGCTTTAATACCACACTCTATGAGTTGATCTGCGACCTGCTGTGCAGACGAAGCCGGCACGGTCAATATCCCTATATCGATTCCCTCCTTGACTGCCACTTCTCTGAGGTGATCCATAGGTCTTATGACTGTCGATGCCATCTTTTTCCCGATCTTGCGTTTGTCATTGTCGAACAGAGCCACAACGTGGAAACCCTCTATTCTGAGCCTGTTGTATCCGTGCAGGGCACTTCCGAGGTGCCCCACACCCACGAGCAGGACCTTCTTGTCCTTATCCTTGCCAAGAATTCTACTCAGTTGACGCATCAGGTCGGCAACCTCGTATCCCACACCTGGGCTGCCGAAAGACCCGAAGCAGGACAGGTCTCTTCTCACTTGAGCAGCAGAGTGGCCGGTGATTTTGCCGAGCTCCCGAGAAGACACATAGCCCCTCTGAGAGGGTCTCAAATTGGAGACTACTCGATAGTATTCAGCCAGCCTGACCACTCCCGGGTCACTTATCTTCACCTGCTGTTCACGTTTGTGCATTTTTTCACAATCTCGTTCAAAAGTTAAGCCCGGGCCTCAGGCCGGGTGCAACTCCTGTATATACTATACAGCGAGTCCGTGTCAACCATAAAATGCCAACACCGGAGACAGGACCTTTAATCTAAGATCTGAGATCGAAGATCGTGAGACCAGGGACAAGCTCTGCAATCTCAGATCGCAGATCTAGGATCTAAGATCGCGAAGGGGTCTTTCACACTTGGATTGCCACGTCGCGCTAACGCGCTCCCCGCAATGACACATTCTTTTGCTGTTATGGGGTTTACCGTTGCTCTGATTTTCGATCTTCCCTTCGGGTGCTCGCATTCTTCAATGTTGAACCATGTTGAACCGGGGATGGGCGTGTGGGAGGAGGGATTGAACGGGGAGTGGGGATGAAGAGGGGAGTGAGGGAGTAGTAGTGGGGAATTTCGGGTGCGGTGTGGACGACGGGATGGGAATTTCGTAATTTCCGGTGATAGGTAGGGGCAGGGTTTCCCTGCCCGATAATTCTCGACGGCGTTGAGAGAAGACGGAGCCTGCCCGTCGTAGCTAAGCAGAGCGAAGACGGGCGAAGTTCAGTCTTGACACTTCCTTTTGCCGGGCATATACTGAAATTGGCCACATTGCCTGCGAGATTTCAGGACGGGAGCCGTGCATGGTTGCTGCAGTGAAGAATACGTCCAAGAAGGTGTCAGTCAATGCGATCCTGTTCCTCGTGAATTCCCTGGTTCAAAACGAGAGCATGAGAAAGTTTATATTGAAGAATATTGAGCACAGGATGTACCTTGATCTGATAAAGGAAAATCCTTACGGGCGGCCCGCCAAGGTGCAGGAGGAGAAGTTCTGGATGGGTAGAGCACTTCTCCATAGGATTCACGTAGCTCTGAGCAAGGGACACATCTCTAAGGAAGCTTCCAATGCCTTGCTCAAGGTTTTTCTCGGTAATGTCTTCTTCGGAGGCTTCTATAGCAGGAAAAAGTTCGTTGAGGAACACGGATTCAGGCCACCGCTGTTTATTACCATAAGTCCGACCATACTATGCAACCTGAGGTGTGCCGGTTGCTACGCAGATGCCGGCGCAAGTAGAGCCACCATTCCTTTCCACATACTTGATAGAATAATCTCTGATGCGAAAGAATCGTGGGGGATGCACTTTTTTGTCATATCTGGTGGTGAGCCCTTCATTTACAAGAGCGAAGGGAAGACATTTCTGGATCTGGCTGAAAAACACACCGATTGCTATTTCATGTCGTATACCAATGGTACTCTCATAGACAATAGGATGGCTGAGAGGCTGGCCGGACTGGGAAACATCACTCCCGCAATCAGTGTTGAGGGCTTTGAAAAGGAGACCGATGAGAGAAGGGGCAAAGGGACCTACCAGAAGATAATAAGGGCCATGTCCAATCTGAGAACGGTTGGAGTTCCTTTTGGCATCTCTGTCACCATAACCAAGGACAATGTTGACCTGGCGATGAGCGATGAGTTCATAGACTTCTATTTTGAGGAGCAGGGAGCGGCTTACGGCTGGATATTCCACTACATGCCCATAGGTAGAGGCATAACCCTCTCGCGCATGGTGTCGCCAGAACAGAGGGTCGGGATGATAAGTAGGGAGTGGGAATTGATCAGGGATAGAAGGATTTTTCTGGCAGATTTCTGGACTAGCGGCACCTCCTCTGACGGCTGCATCTCCGCTGCGAGGGCCGGTGGCTATTTCCACATAAACTGGAATGGAGACGTTACTCCTTGCGTCTTCGCGCCATACACGCAGCACAACGTTGTTGATGTCTATGAAAGCGGAGGGAGTCTCGACGAGGTGATTCAATCGCCACTTTTCAAGGCGATAAGGAAATGGCAGGATGATTATGCGTATGAAAGGAAACCCTGGGAACACGGAAATCTTCTAACGCAGTGCCCCATAAGAGACCACCACAAGGAGTTCAGGAAGATAGTTGTCACAACAGGCGCAAAGCCGGCCGATGAAGCTGCGAGAGAGTGTCTTGAGGATGAGAGCTATATGAGAGGCATGGATGCGTATGACCAAAAGATGAGCAGGCTTACAGACCGGCGCTGGCAGAGAGAGTATCTGGATCCGGAACTGAGACCCTGATCGTATGCATCTCGCATGAAGATAATAGGGGGGAGATTAGACTTCCCCTTTTTGTCATTGGTGACAAAAAAACGAGTACATGTTAGGTTCACCAGCTTGGCATAAGGTAGTACAGGAGACTGGATGATTTGAGAGAGATAAGCAGACGGTCAATCATAACGGGCTTGAGAATATTTCTGGCCATCACCATAGTCGTGGGAATGGGTGTTCTTATCTTCAGTGTCAAGGGTCTAACGTTTGGTGACCTTATCAAGAGAGAGACATGGGTTGTATTGGCCAGGCCCGGGACGTGGGCAGAGGTTGGCAGAGACCTGGTGCGGGCTCTGCGGAGTATGAGAATAGGTTTTCTTGTGCTTGCCACAGCCTTTATGATGGGAAGGCTCTACATGGACATACTGAGGGTTCAAATACTGAGTAAGGCAGCAGGAAAGTGGATGCCTTTCCGCTCGAGTGCTGAGTTCAATGTGGGAGGGCTCTTCCTGGCCGCAGTCACACCTTTTCAGTCTGGAGGGGTTCCACTTCAGCTCTATATCTGCCGAAGGTTGGGGCTTTCCATAGGAGCGGGAGGTGCGGTAATAGTATTTAGAGGTGTGCTCAGCGCGATAGTCTTTGTTCTCGTACTCCCCATAATGATCCTCTTCTTCAAAGAGTTCCTTGTAGGTCCTGTGGTGCGGCCTCTGGGTAGATATTTGATTGTGCTCTATGCGGTGATGTTTTCTCTTCTCCTTTTGGCTCTTTTCAGGCCAGGTGGAATGAAACGACATCTTCTCATGTTTGACTCCTACCTCAGGATAAAACGGATTGTGAGGACCGATCGGTTTGAAAGGTTCTACATGAAACTCTTTGAACAGATCGAAGAGTTCAGAAAGAGCGCGAGAGACTACTTCGGTCGCAGGAAGGCGCTGCTTGGAGCCGCGTTTCTTCTCTCGTGTGGGGCAGTGGTCTTGAATGCTTCTATTGCTCCTGCGATTCTCTATGGACTGGGCCAGACACCTTCTGTCGCGGCTTCATTCATTCTGGCAGTTCTTCTTCTATACATACTTGCCTTTGTTCCTACCCCTGGCGCGAGCGGGTTTGCTGAGGTTGGAGCATATTCCTTGTTCTTCTTTTTGATTGAAAGGAACCTTTTGGGCGTTTTTGTCCTGCTGTGGAGGTTCTTCACTCTCTATTTGGGAGCTTTTCTGGGCGGCGTTCTTCTTTTGAGGATGCTGAGAGGAGGGGTTAGTGTCGGCTCAGTCTTCTCGCAATCATCGCAGACCAGAGGCTAAGTACTGCTATGAAGAAGCCAAATACGAGATTGTTCAGCTTTGCGCCGCCGCCAATAACAAATGCTGACAGCATAAACCATACCCCTATATAGAACACAATCCATATCTGCCACATGGTCCTATTCCTCGTATCGGGGAAGAGGGTGGAAGTATTTTCCACCCTCTCCGTTTTTCATATAGCCGCCAGGATGGTTTACATGAAATGATAATTCACGCCGACCAGAATGTAGAGTGCGTTCGTGTTTGGCGTACTTTCTACAGGATCAGTTTCTTCGATATCTTCCGAGGTCAATATATAATGGTCCCTTAGCTCCAGGAAAACCCCCAG
This window contains:
- a CDS encoding flippase-like domain-containing protein produces the protein MREISRRSIITGLRIFLAITIVVGMGVLIFSVKGLTFGDLIKRETWVVLARPGTWAEVGRDLVRALRSMRIGFLVLATAFMMGRLYMDILRVQILSKAAGKWMPFRSSAEFNVGGLFLAAVTPFQSGGVPLQLYICRRLGLSIGAGGAVIVFRGVLSAIVFVLVLPIMILFFKEFLVGPVVRPLGRYLIVLYAVMFSLLLLALFRPGGMKRHLLMFDSYLRIKRIVRTDRFERFYMKLFEQIEEFRKSARDYFGRRKALLGAAFLLSCGAVVLNASIAPAILYGLGQTPSVAASFILAVLLLYILAFVPTPGASGFAEVGAYSLFFFLIERNLLGVFVLLWRFFTLYLGAFLGGVLLLRMLRGGVSVGSVFSQSSQTRG
- a CDS encoding radical SAM protein encodes the protein MVAAVKNTSKKVSVNAILFLVNSLVQNESMRKFILKNIEHRMYLDLIKENPYGRPAKVQEEKFWMGRALLHRIHVALSKGHISKEASNALLKVFLGNVFFGGFYSRKKFVEEHGFRPPLFITISPTILCNLRCAGCYADAGASRATIPFHILDRIISDAKESWGMHFFVISGGEPFIYKSEGKTFLDLAEKHTDCYFMSYTNGTLIDNRMAERLAGLGNITPAISVEGFEKETDERRGKGTYQKIIRAMSNLRTVGVPFGISVTITKDNVDLAMSDEFIDFYFEEQGAAYGWIFHYMPIGRGITLSRMVSPEQRVGMISREWELIRDRRIFLADFWTSGTSSDGCISAARAGGYFHINWNGDVTPCVFAPYTQHNVVDVYESGGSLDEVIQSPLFKAIRKWQDDYAYERKPWEHGNLLTQCPIRDHHKEFRKIVVTTGAKPADEAARECLEDESYMRGMDAYDQKMSRLTDRRWQREYLDPELRP